One window of the Desulfovulcanus ferrireducens genome contains the following:
- a CDS encoding winged helix-turn-helix domain-containing protein: MDKIKAVLRIQPWFESDKGVLFGMGRVLLLQKVIELGSLNKAAKEMGMSYRAAWGKIKASEDALGAPLLIREEGKRSFKLSPLGEELVNKFIAWQKRVEEFALKTSQDEFPWDVELFEKKEIGQED; this comes from the coding sequence ATGGATAAAATCAAAGCGGTTCTTAGAATTCAGCCGTGGTTTGAGTCGGACAAAGGGGTTTTATTTGGCATGGGGCGAGTCTTGCTCTTGCAAAAAGTAATTGAATTGGGTTCACTGAATAAAGCAGCTAAAGAGATGGGCATGTCCTATCGGGCAGCGTGGGGCAAAATTAAGGCTTCTGAAGATGCCCTCGGTGCGCCTTTGCTCATTCGCGAAGAAGGAAAAAGGAGTTTTAAGCTTTCACCACTTGGGGAAGAACTAGTCAATAAGTTTATTGCCTGGCAAAAAAGAGTGGAAGAGTTCGCCTTGAAAACTTCCCAGGATGAATTTCCCTGGGATGTTGAACTTTTTGAAAAAAAAGAAATCGGTCAAGAAGATTAA
- a CDS encoding ABC transporter permease — translation MTLPLSLKIALSSLRNYKLRAVLAILGIFLGSLAFTGVQHISKALVRKAELETEKLGPNLFMVVSGTLRFHRSGRARLSREAHNFTLTDVQALANGLPGVLSYTPFVRQTIPIKFKQNKVTCQIVAAWPNYPEVRSFWPEIGRFFDARELEQRAKVCVLGAKIAQRLFGSKEKALGNEVFFFRAGCRVIGVMQEKGSDITGTDQDEQVFVPLTTYMRRFANQNWVSGVYFSLSKGTDQNVIKDAATTIMRLRHRIDAGENDDFSVLTAKDTIKLQKQALNLVKTLGLISSSISFAVGGIGVLSIMTLLVRMRHLEIGIRRAMGAAKKDIVHQFLFEAATLSSIGGMLGVSLSLVLVYLVTTLGDFPFVFDPLVLLGTLLGSMFLGIASGAYPAWQASKVVVVTVLKSE, via the coding sequence ATGACCTTACCTTTAAGTCTTAAAATCGCCTTATCCTCCTTGCGTAATTATAAACTCAGGGCTGTTTTGGCTATCTTAGGTATTTTTTTAGGCAGCTTAGCTTTTACCGGGGTACAACATATTTCCAAGGCCTTGGTGCGCAAGGCTGAGTTGGAAACAGAAAAATTAGGGCCAAATCTGTTTATGGTCGTAAGCGGAACCTTGCGTTTTCATCGTTCGGGTCGGGCCAGACTATCCAGGGAAGCGCACAACTTTACTCTAACTGACGTCCAGGCTCTGGCTAATGGGCTACCCGGAGTTCTCAGCTATACCCCATTTGTCAGACAGACCATACCTATTAAATTTAAACAAAATAAAGTTACATGTCAGATTGTTGCAGCCTGGCCCAATTACCCGGAGGTGCGCAGTTTTTGGCCAGAAATTGGCAGATTTTTTGATGCGAGAGAACTTGAGCAGCGGGCCAAGGTTTGCGTTCTGGGGGCCAAAATTGCCCAGCGGCTTTTCGGGAGTAAAGAAAAGGCCTTGGGCAACGAAGTTTTTTTCTTTCGCGCTGGCTGTCGTGTCATTGGTGTGATGCAGGAAAAGGGTTCTGATATTACCGGCACGGACCAGGACGAACAGGTCTTTGTCCCTCTGACAACTTATATGCGCAGGTTTGCCAATCAGAATTGGGTTTCCGGTGTTTACTTTAGTTTGAGCAAAGGGACGGATCAGAATGTAATCAAGGATGCCGCCACCACTATTATGCGCCTAAGGCATCGGATAGATGCCGGAGAAAATGATGACTTTAGTGTACTTACTGCTAAAGACACGATTAAACTGCAAAAGCAGGCCCTTAATCTGGTTAAGACTCTGGGGCTTATCAGTTCATCTATTTCTTTTGCCGTAGGTGGAATAGGAGTGCTGTCGATTATGACTCTTTTAGTGCGTATGCGTCATCTGGAGATTGGAATTCGTAGGGCCATGGGTGCGGCGAAAAAAGATATTGTCCATCAGTTTTTGTTCGAGGCTGCCACTTTGTCTAGTATAGGCGGTATGTTAGGCGTAAGTTTAAGTCTTGTCCTTGTTTATCTGGTTACAACCTTGGGTGACTTTCCCTTTGTCTTTGACCCGTTAGTTCTTCTGGGCACCTTGTTGGGCTCAATGTTTTTGGGCATAGCCTCTGGTGCCTATCCGGCCTGGCAGGCCTCAAAGGTAGTGGTAGTCACCGTGTTAAAGAGTGAATAG
- a CDS encoding DUF554 domain-containing protein gives MPLGTIINILAVILGSLIGLCLKSHISPKIHQRVFQGIGLTTLLIGMQMALKVENLLLLIFSILLGAITGEAIDLEKHLDNLANRLKKKLGSQSSTFTQGLITAFLIFCIGSLTILGALDEGIRGDHTLLLTKSTLDGFTSIALSATYGLGVMFSVIPMLIYQGGITLLAGQFQSLFTPVLINQLTAVGGILILGLGLNLLEIKQIKITNMLPALVIVFLFKPLL, from the coding sequence ATGCCCCTGGGAACCATTATCAATATCTTGGCAGTAATTTTGGGTAGCTTAATAGGCCTCTGTCTTAAATCGCATATCTCCCCAAAGATCCATCAAAGAGTTTTTCAGGGCATTGGACTGACCACTTTGCTAATAGGTATGCAAATGGCCCTGAAAGTGGAAAATTTACTGCTTCTTATCTTCTCTATTCTTCTTGGAGCAATCACAGGCGAGGCTATCGATCTGGAGAAACACCTGGACAACCTGGCCAATCGTCTCAAAAAAAAATTGGGGTCCCAAAGCTCTACTTTTACCCAAGGCTTAATCACAGCCTTTCTCATTTTCTGTATTGGATCCTTAACCATTCTTGGGGCCCTGGATGAAGGTATCCGGGGCGACCATACCCTCTTACTTACCAAATCCACCCTAGATGGATTTACTTCAATTGCACTCTCCGCAACCTATGGCCTAGGGGTCATGTTTTCTGTCATTCCCATGCTCATCTATCAGGGAGGCATCACCCTCCTGGCCGGACAATTTCAAAGTTTATTTACCCCGGTGCTCATTAATCAGCTTACTGCAGTAGGAGGGATACTCATCCTGGGACTCGGCTTAAACCTGCTGGAAATCAAACAAATCAAAATAACCAATATGCTCCCAGCTTTAGTTATTGTCTTTTTGTTCAAGCCATTATTATAA
- a CDS encoding CBS domain-containing protein: protein MLLVSDLMTKDVFSLKKFDTLAAARSLMKLARIRHIPIVDDENNFIGIITHRDILSATISKLAGIDRQTQDELDASIPICEIMRTDVKTATPDMKLKDAAAILLKHKYGCLPIVDGKKLVGIITEADFLSLTISLMNALENQED, encoded by the coding sequence ATGCTCTTAGTCAGCGATCTGATGACCAAGGATGTTTTTTCCCTAAAAAAATTCGACACCTTAGCTGCAGCCAGGTCCCTCATGAAGCTGGCCCGTATCCGGCATATTCCTATTGTTGATGATGAAAACAATTTTATCGGCATCATAACCCACCGCGACATTTTATCGGCCACCATTTCTAAACTGGCCGGCATTGACCGTCAAACCCAGGATGAATTGGATGCCAGTATCCCCATCTGTGAAATCATGCGTACTGATGTCAAAACAGCTACCCCGGATATGAAACTAAAAGATGCAGCTGCTATTTTACTCAAGCACAAATATGGCTGCCTGCCTATTGTTGATGGAAAAAAACTCGTAGGGATTATTACCGAAGCCGACTTTTTAAGTCTAACCATAAGTCTCATGAATGCTCTGGAAAATCAGGAAGATTAG